One genomic segment of Flagellimonas marinaquae includes these proteins:
- a CDS encoding TIGR00266 family protein: MNAHEIDYHIYGEEMQYVEIELDPQEAVVAEAGTFMMMDQDIKMDTIFGDGSNQDTGVLGKIFSAGKRLLTGESLFMTAFLNIGQGKKQVSFASPYPGKIVPIDLSEKGGKFICQKDAFLCAAKGVSVGIEFSKKLGRGFFGGEGFIMQKLEGDGMAFVHAGGTMAKKTLAAGETLRVDTGCIVGFSQTVDYDIEFIGGIRNKVFGGEGLFFATLRGPGTVYVQSLPFSRLASRVWAAAPRGGGKDKGEGSILGGLGDLLDGDNRF, translated from the coding sequence ATGAACGCACACGAAATAGATTACCACATTTACGGCGAAGAAATGCAATATGTGGAAATAGAACTGGACCCACAGGAAGCCGTGGTTGCCGAAGCCGGCACTTTTATGATGATGGACCAAGATATCAAGATGGACACCATCTTCGGCGACGGATCTAATCAAGATACCGGCGTACTGGGTAAGATATTCTCTGCAGGTAAACGTTTGCTAACGGGCGAGAGTCTGTTTATGACCGCGTTTCTCAATATTGGCCAAGGAAAAAAACAGGTAAGCTTTGCTTCTCCTTATCCGGGTAAAATTGTTCCCATAGATCTTTCAGAGAAAGGAGGAAAGTTCATCTGTCAAAAAGATGCATTCCTATGTGCTGCCAAAGGCGTTTCTGTGGGCATTGAGTTCTCCAAAAAACTAGGACGTGGATTTTTTGGTGGCGAGGGCTTCATCATGCAAAAGTTGGAAGGGGACGGTATGGCCTTTGTACACGCAGGTGGGACCATGGCCAAGAAAACATTGGCAGCTGGCGAAACGCTTAGGGTGGATACAGGCTGTATTGTTGGTTTTTCCCAAACCGTGGATTATGATATCGAATTTATAGGGGGTATCCGCAACAAAGTATTTGGCGGGGAAGGACTTTTCTTTGCTACGCTGCGAGGTCCTGGAACCGTGTATGTCCAATCCTTGCCGTTCAGCAGGTTGGCCAGTCGGGTTTGGGCCGCTGCCCCAAGAGGTGGTGGCAAAGATAAGGGCGAAGGTAGCATCTTGGGCGGTCTCGGCGATTTGTTGGATGGGGATAATAGGTTCTAG
- a CDS encoding DUF4442 domain-containing protein, producing the protein MALTPSKINMFTFMKLPSAWWCGVRLKYIDDKQAVTAVKHKWRNQNPFKSMFWAVQGMAAELSTGALVMNEIQKSGKRVSMLVANNKATFTKKATGRITFTCEDGEQIAAAIQKTVETGEGQTCWMKSVGINKDGVEVSTFHFEWTVKVKR; encoded by the coding sequence ATGGCATTGACACCCAGTAAAATCAATATGTTCACTTTTATGAAACTTCCTTCGGCATGGTGGTGCGGGGTTAGGCTCAAGTATATTGATGATAAACAAGCAGTAACTGCGGTAAAACACAAATGGAGAAATCAGAATCCGTTCAAATCCATGTTTTGGGCCGTTCAAGGAATGGCCGCCGAACTGAGTACCGGCGCTTTGGTGATGAACGAAATTCAAAAGAGTGGTAAAAGAGTGTCCATGCTTGTGGCCAACAACAAAGCTACCTTTACCAAAAAAGCTACGGGGCGCATCACTTTTACCTGTGAGGATGGCGAACAAATTGCCGCCGCCATTCAAAAAACCGTGGAAACCGGGGAGGGACAAACTTGTTGGATGAAATCCGTAGGGATAAACAAGGATGGGGTAGAGGTATCCACTTTTCATTTTGAGTGGACGGTGAAGGTGAAGAGGTGA
- a CDS encoding DUF4870 domain-containing protein, whose amino-acid sequence MATTITKHERNLSAIIHASMFSKYFIPFGNFILPLILWTANKKQHDFVDYHGKQALNFQISILLYSIIAGLITIPFFIGFWPDLFDWNFLGFHRLSDLNNLNIHIDSDNFNFGRLIWPVGISGFLQLALAIVNIVFSILATIRTNEGEYFKYPFAIKFIK is encoded by the coding sequence ATGGCAACTACAATCACCAAACACGAACGAAATTTATCCGCGATCATACACGCGTCCATGTTCTCGAAGTATTTTATTCCTTTTGGGAATTTCATTCTTCCTCTGATTCTATGGACCGCCAACAAAAAGCAACACGATTTTGTGGATTACCATGGAAAGCAAGCGCTCAACTTTCAAATAAGCATTTTGTTGTACTCCATTATAGCCGGCTTGATCACCATTCCTTTTTTCATAGGATTTTGGCCGGACTTGTTCGATTGGAACTTTTTAGGGTTCCATCGTTTGAGCGACCTTAACAATTTGAACATTCATATAGATAGCGACAATTTTAACTTTGGACGGTTGATTTGGCCTGTGGGCATATCAGGATTCTTGCAATTGGCCTTGGCCATAGTAAATATAGTCTTCTCCATTTTGGCCACCATCAGGACGAATGAGGGAGAATATTTCAAATATCCGTTCGCCATCAAGTTCATCAAGTAA
- a CDS encoding PadR family transcriptional regulator: MNIENTKAQMRKGVLEYCILSILKDDDKYASEILGALKDAKMLVVEGTIYPLLTRLKNAGLLNYRWEESTSGPPRKYYALTETGQLFLNELNGTWDELRNAVNLVTNTK; encoded by the coding sequence ATGAATATAGAAAACACAAAAGCACAGATGCGCAAGGGGGTTCTAGAGTACTGCATTCTGTCCATCTTAAAGGATGACGACAAGTATGCCTCGGAAATACTGGGAGCCTTAAAAGACGCAAAGATGTTAGTAGTGGAAGGCACCATATACCCTTTGCTCACAAGGCTCAAGAACGCCGGTCTGCTCAACTACCGTTGGGAAGAATCCACATCGGGGCCACCACGCAAATACTACGCACTAACAGAAACAGGGCAATTGTTCCTAAACGAGCTCAACGGCACCTGGGATGAACTAAGAAATGCAGTCAATCTGGTAACCAACACAAAATAG
- a CDS encoding PspC domain-containing protein has product MNKTVNINLANTLFHIDDDAYNKLRRYLESIRRSFSGTKGSDEIIADIEARIAELFLEKMENERQVITHKEVDQVIEVMGQPEDYMVDEDIFEDEPKKSYDQPTARAKKLYRDIDHKYIGGVCAGLEHYLGIDSLWVRLIFILLAIFTSGFGLIAYILLWILVPEAATTSQKLDMRGEPINISNIERKVKEGFDDVAEKVKNVDYDKVGNKVKSSSKTFFDTIGDIILFLFKIFGKFIGILLIIIGASTLVGLFFGLFTVGMFDAIHVPGIDFYEIVNTSGAPVWLVSILLFFAVGIPFFFLLYLGLKILVNNLKSIGNIAKFALLGLWLISVGTLIVFGIRQAAEFSYTGSVNDKKELAMQVPTDTLIIKMKDSDTDYSRDEIHFGRMTFGYDENDNRILMSDEIDIKIKKSDTDSISINVRKDADGSSTLAARDRAKNIAFGYTLKGNTIILDKYLTTDTSNKARNQEVTITIYVPETKTVYFDETTNRYIGRGIKNDQGYYRTGLVEHYWTMDEDGELKCLDCPELDDDEEDGNGKIIINEDGIDIDIKDNQDSFEMKINEDGIKVKAKEKK; this is encoded by the coding sequence ATGAACAAGACAGTAAATATAAATTTAGCAAATACGCTCTTCCACATAGATGACGATGCGTATAACAAGCTGAGACGGTATCTGGAGTCCATAAGGAGGTCTTTCTCAGGTACCAAGGGAAGCGACGAGATCATTGCCGATATCGAGGCAAGGATTGCCGAACTCTTCTTGGAGAAAATGGAGAACGAGCGGCAGGTGATCACCCATAAAGAAGTAGACCAGGTAATCGAAGTAATGGGGCAGCCCGAAGATTATATGGTGGACGAGGATATTTTTGAGGACGAACCCAAAAAATCCTATGATCAGCCAACGGCCCGAGCCAAAAAATTATACCGCGACATCGACCATAAGTATATTGGTGGTGTATGCGCCGGTCTGGAACATTATCTGGGCATCGACTCCTTGTGGGTACGGTTAATTTTTATCCTTTTGGCCATTTTCACCAGCGGATTCGGTTTGATCGCCTATATCCTACTATGGATATTAGTGCCCGAAGCAGCTACCACCTCCCAAAAATTGGATATGCGGGGAGAGCCCATCAACATCAGCAATATAGAACGCAAAGTAAAAGAGGGGTTTGATGATGTTGCAGAAAAAGTAAAAAACGTTGACTACGATAAAGTAGGAAACAAGGTCAAGAGCAGCTCCAAGACCTTTTTTGATACCATCGGGGACATTATCCTGTTCCTATTTAAAATATTCGGCAAATTTATTGGCATCCTATTGATCATTATTGGCGCATCTACGCTGGTCGGCCTCTTCTTTGGCCTGTTCACCGTAGGCATGTTCGATGCGATACATGTACCGGGGATAGATTTTTATGAAATAGTGAACACCTCCGGAGCCCCTGTTTGGTTGGTATCCATCCTGTTGTTCTTTGCCGTGGGCATACCCTTCTTCTTCCTACTATATCTAGGCCTGAAGATTTTGGTGAACAACCTTAAATCCATCGGGAATATCGCCAAGTTCGCTCTATTGGGACTGTGGCTGATATCAGTGGGCACATTGATCGTATTTGGCATTCGCCAAGCCGCCGAGTTCTCCTATACAGGGAGTGTAAACGACAAAAAGGAGTTGGCCATGCAGGTTCCCACGGACACTCTGATCATTAAAATGAAGGATAGCGACACGGATTACAGTCGCGATGAAATTCATTTTGGAAGAATGACTTTTGGGTATGATGAAAACGACAACCGAATCCTTATGTCCGATGAAATAGATATCAAGATCAAGAAATCCGATACGGATTCCATCAGCATCAATGTGAGAAAAGATGCCGATGGGAGTTCCACCTTGGCGGCCAGGGACCGTGCCAAAAACATTGCTTTTGGCTACACGTTGAAGGGCAATACCATAATCCTGGACAAATACTTGACCACCGACACATCCAACAAGGCCAGAAATCAAGAAGTGACCATAACCATTTATGTGCCGGAGACCAAAACCGTGTATTTTGATGAAACCACAAATCGATATATTGGTCGAGGTATTAAAAATGACCAAGGTTACTACCGAACCGGCTTGGTGGAACATTATTGGACCATGGACGAAGATGGAGAATTAAAATGCCTGGATTGTCCAGAATTGGATGACGATGAGGAGGATGGCAATGGAAAGATCATTATTAATGAAGATGGCATCGATATCGACATTAAGGATAACCAAGATTCCTTTGAAATGAAAATCAACGAGGACGGAATAAAAGTTAAAGCGAAAGAAAAAAAGTAA
- a CDS encoding head GIN domain-containing protein — MTTLARLAIAVLLSLFASSCMMDMNFGNGKTGNGEIVEETRDVTENFDVVSASEGIDVFVTQGSDFKINVEADENIIDLIGTDIKEGRLKIHAIENIGRATKKVYVTLPEITALESSSGADLIGQNVIKAENIELDSSSGADLHVEVVAGEVSADASSGADIKVSGQADALFADASSGSDIKAQDLMVKRCNADASSGADISVNVSESLVADASSGADIKYTGDASVQTKKSVSGSVRKY, encoded by the coding sequence ATGACAACATTAGCAAGATTAGCAATCGCCGTCCTCCTATCCCTCTTTGCATCCTCATGCATGATGGATATGAACTTTGGCAACGGAAAAACCGGCAACGGCGAAATCGTTGAGGAAACCCGCGATGTAACCGAAAATTTTGACGTAGTTTCAGCATCGGAAGGCATCGATGTATTTGTAACACAAGGTTCGGATTTTAAAATTAACGTAGAAGCCGATGAAAACATTATTGACCTTATCGGAACCGACATCAAAGAGGGAAGGTTAAAAATCCATGCCATTGAAAACATTGGTAGGGCCACCAAAAAAGTTTATGTGACCTTGCCGGAAATCACTGCCCTTGAGAGCTCCAGTGGTGCCGATCTTATCGGCCAAAATGTGATCAAGGCCGAAAACATTGAGCTGGATTCGAGCAGTGGTGCCGATCTGCATGTAGAGGTAGTGGCAGGTGAAGTATCCGCCGATGCCAGTAGTGGCGCCGATATTAAAGTATCTGGACAAGCAGATGCCTTGTTCGCAGATGCCAGTAGCGGTTCGGACATCAAAGCTCAGGATTTAATGGTAAAAAGGTGCAACGCCGACGCCAGTAGCGGTGCTGATATCTCCGTGAACGTTTCAGAGTCCCTTGTGGCCGATGCCAGCAGTGGTGCGGACATTAAATATACTGGAGATGCAAGTGTGCAGACCAAAAAATCCGTTTCAGGGAGCGTAAGAAAATATTGA
- a CDS encoding dipeptide epimerase, giving the protein MQITLKKYILPLAHTFTISRESRDEQDTLIVGLTLNGKTGYGEATSNPYYKITIEGMMAEIEAVRDQIEAYDFDTPENFYEHLESLNLHKFTLCALDLAANDLYGKLKGKPLYQIWGTTTDQYPITNYTIGIDTIEKMVAKLQEKPWPLYKIKLGTNEDVEIIRELRKHTDSVFRIDANTAWTAEETIKNAPLLKELGVEFLEQPLKADDWEGMALVKKKSVLPVIADESCIVETDVEACGPYFHGINIKLTKCGGLTPARRMIKKGRELGLQLMVGCMTESTVGISAIAQLLPQLDYVDMDGAMLLREDIATGVTILNDGKVIFPELPGSGIQLL; this is encoded by the coding sequence ATGCAGATAACCCTAAAAAAATACATTCTTCCACTGGCCCATACTTTTACCATTTCCAGAGAATCGAGGGATGAGCAGGACACCTTGATCGTTGGACTGACCCTAAATGGAAAAACTGGCTACGGTGAGGCCACTTCCAATCCATACTATAAAATAACCATAGAAGGGATGATGGCAGAAATAGAGGCCGTAAGAGACCAAATTGAAGCATACGATTTTGATACGCCAGAGAATTTCTATGAGCATTTGGAATCTTTAAACCTTCATAAATTCACGCTTTGCGCTTTGGATTTGGCCGCAAACGATCTGTACGGTAAACTAAAGGGCAAGCCTCTATATCAAATCTGGGGCACCACCACCGATCAATATCCCATTACCAATTATACCATCGGAATAGATACCATCGAAAAAATGGTAGCCAAACTCCAAGAAAAACCATGGCCGCTTTATAAAATAAAGTTGGGCACCAACGAAGATGTGGAAATTATTCGCGAGCTGCGCAAACATACGGACAGTGTATTCAGAATTGATGCCAATACCGCATGGACCGCAGAAGAGACCATTAAAAATGCCCCTTTGTTAAAGGAACTTGGCGTGGAGTTTTTGGAACAGCCCCTAAAAGCCGATGATTGGGAAGGAATGGCATTGGTAAAGAAAAAATCGGTTTTACCCGTTATCGCAGATGAAAGCTGTATTGTGGAAACAGATGTGGAAGCATGTGGACCTTATTTTCATGGAATCAATATTAAACTGACCAAATGTGGTGGACTTACCCCTGCTAGAAGAATGATCAAAAAAGGTAGGGAACTTGGACTCCAACTAATGGTGGGCTGTATGACGGAATCTACCGTTGGTATTTCCGCTATTGCCCAATTATTGCCGCAACTGGATTATGTGGATATGGATGGCGCCATGTTGTTACGGGAAGATATAGCAACTGGAGTAACCATACTAAACGACGGAAAAGTAATTTTCCCAGAGTTGCCAGGAAGTGGAATACAACTTCTATAA
- a CDS encoding aminotransferase class I/II-fold pyridoxal phosphate-dependent enzyme, with the protein MAHSIPSIPDRQISINGLPYLYFGGTSYLGVQNHLPFKEVYLQNIAKYGMHYGASRKSNVSLDVYRKTEDHLANWVGSDNCLTMSSGYLAAQLVVQTHLEKGHTVIAAPNAHAALCTHGVLKTENFSQLEQLAGKTVLESPLPPVVLFDTIDFMGYQYPGFGRLSNLPLDKLILVGDDSHGIGVVGHQGNGCYHTLKAFNPFNLMVCSSLGKALGIQAGAVFGNKDDIKTLQSTAFYGGASPASPAFMGTLLDAQDIYAERMDKLNKNYDHFKSLVRDISFFMHMDGHPTFEFQDEKLAAALTQDRFVFTNFRYPDDNGPLISRIVLSAYHTAEDVETLAKSLNSYIS; encoded by the coding sequence ATGGCTCATTCGATACCAAGCATACCGGACAGGCAAATTTCCATTAACGGTTTGCCCTATTTATATTTTGGGGGCACCTCTTATCTGGGAGTACAAAACCACCTTCCTTTTAAAGAGGTTTATCTACAGAACATCGCTAAATATGGAATGCACTACGGGGCCTCGAGAAAATCGAATGTCTCCCTCGATGTATACCGTAAAACCGAAGACCATTTGGCCAATTGGGTCGGCAGCGATAACTGTTTGACCATGTCCTCAGGGTATTTGGCGGCCCAATTGGTAGTACAGACCCATTTGGAAAAAGGCCACACGGTTATTGCCGCCCCTAATGCCCATGCCGCACTTTGTACCCATGGCGTACTGAAAACCGAAAATTTTAGCCAATTGGAGCAACTGGCAGGAAAAACGGTCCTAGAAAGTCCCTTGCCCCCGGTAGTTCTTTTTGATACTATTGATTTTATGGGTTACCAATATCCCGGGTTTGGTCGTTTATCCAACCTTCCTTTGGACAAGCTTATTTTGGTTGGCGACGATTCGCACGGAATCGGTGTGGTAGGCCATCAAGGAAATGGATGTTACCATACACTCAAAGCCTTTAATCCCTTTAATTTGATGGTTTGTTCTTCCTTGGGCAAGGCCCTGGGCATACAAGCGGGCGCCGTTTTTGGTAACAAGGACGATATCAAAACCCTACAATCTACGGCATTTTATGGTGGGGCAAGTCCGGCATCGCCCGCATTTATGGGTACCTTGCTAGATGCACAAGACATTTATGCCGAACGTATGGATAAACTCAATAAAAACTACGATCATTTTAAATCCCTGGTTCGCGATATCTCTTTTTTTATGCACATGGACGGTCATCCTACTTTTGAGTTCCAAGATGAAAAATTAGCTGCGGCATTGACACAAGATCGTTTTGTTTTTACCAACTTCCGTTATCCGGATGATAACGGCCCTCTGATCAGCCGTATTGTATTAAGTGCCTACCATACCGCTGAAGATGTGGAAACCTTGGCAAAAAGCCTTAATTCATATATCAGTTGA
- a CDS encoding C40 family peptidase, translating to MKLTSPLKNGLFLFALITLIFVACKTENSTEPSKTDEIISSVREMYAPDKRVALFDIESKENASGYTLVGKTNMPDALNALRQKLDSLQISYTDSIQTLPAEDLEGKIYGTISLSVANIRSKPSHSAEMVTQATLGMPLKVYQKDRNWYLIQTPDKYLGWVDSGGVELMDKTLFEAWQSSEKIIYTKIYGHAYSNADESSEVVSDLVAGNILSLVADTGTFYEIKYPDGRMAFVKKSDASPYQDWKSSLEPTQESLVATSKTMLGVPYLWGGTSIKGVDCSGFTKTIYFMNGMIIPRDASQQIHEGILVDDTKDFDQLLPGDLLFFGKKATETSPERVIHVGMWLGNNEFIHSAGNVHISSVDKNSENFDEYNYNRYLRSKRILNQKDDGLLYLTEEDVF from the coding sequence ATGAAGCTGACGTCCCCATTAAAAAATGGTCTATTCCTCTTTGCGCTGATCACCTTAATTTTTGTTGCATGCAAAACGGAAAATAGTACGGAACCGAGCAAAACCGACGAAATAATTTCATCTGTTCGAGAAATGTACGCTCCCGATAAACGTGTGGCCTTGTTCGATATTGAGTCCAAGGAAAATGCCAGCGGTTATACCCTGGTCGGAAAAACCAATATGCCAGATGCGCTAAATGCTCTTCGGCAAAAGTTGGATTCGCTACAGATTTCTTATACCGATAGTATCCAAACACTTCCTGCCGAGGATTTGGAAGGGAAAATATATGGTACCATTTCACTTTCCGTAGCGAATATCCGTTCCAAACCATCGCATTCTGCAGAAATGGTCACACAGGCCACTTTGGGAATGCCATTAAAAGTTTATCAAAAAGATAGAAACTGGTACTTGATCCAAACTCCCGATAAATATTTGGGATGGGTAGATAGTGGTGGCGTAGAATTAATGGACAAAACCCTATTTGAAGCATGGCAGAGCTCTGAAAAAATAATCTACACCAAAATATATGGGCATGCTTATTCCAATGCCGATGAATCCTCGGAGGTTGTATCGGATTTGGTCGCAGGAAATATTTTGAGCTTGGTTGCCGACACTGGCACTTTTTATGAAATAAAATACCCCGACGGCCGAATGGCTTTTGTGAAAAAATCCGACGCCTCTCCCTACCAAGATTGGAAATCCTCCTTGGAGCCAACACAGGAATCCTTGGTGGCAACTTCCAAAACCATGCTCGGCGTGCCCTATTTATGGGGCGGCACCTCAATAAAAGGGGTAGACTGTAGTGGCTTTACAAAGACAATTTATTTTATGAACGGTATGATCATCCCTCGCGATGCTTCTCAACAAATCCATGAAGGGATACTGGTTGATGACACTAAGGATTTTGATCAACTATTACCGGGCGATCTGCTATTTTTTGGCAAGAAAGCTACAGAAACAAGCCCAGAACGTGTTATTCACGTAGGTATGTGGCTTGGCAACAATGAATTTATTCATTCGGCGGGGAATGTACATATTAGCAGTGTGGATAAAAATTCCGAGAATTTTGATGAGTACAATTACAACCGTTATTTAAGGTCCAAACGAATCCTTAACCAAAAGGATGATGGTCTTTTGTATTTAACTGAAGAAGACGTTTTTTGA
- a CDS encoding SusD/RagB family nutrient-binding outer membrane lipoprotein, whose amino-acid sequence MKKINIIKTFLLCAATTFVACSEDYFDVNTPSNTATVEQLRMQDLIAPVIHSTMEGQRSAELSFGNYVQNFVSTGGGAAGQTSASGLWSQVYLYVLPNLQVVKAKAAETGANHIDAVADILIAANIGIATDTWDNIPYSDASGGPDNNFPTFDTQESIYTEIFTLLDGAIAKLNGADDSGFVLGSSDLIYGGDIDKWLRAAYSLKARYQLHLVNKGVVSAADVLATAQNGFTSNEDNFAMYYDDQRINPWYSAEILARSTGNLSNDIASQIVSSMNGDYYPFEGGVVEIDPRLPLFAENGDEAEYKGFVSGGAGVAPDGTDANARFRTDGFYTSIDSPLMLITYAEVEFIKAEAAFLANGGTTTSVGSNATAYTAYMNGIAASMDMYGVDGTDYMADGAIDVGETALSLHHIMKEKYIHNFLNPETFVDYRRYDFSDDVFTGLEIRSEEETSDAEFSGQWFRRANYPATELNRNEANVLANQVDPVVPVWWDE is encoded by the coding sequence ATGAAAAAAATAAATATAATTAAAACTTTTCTGCTATGTGCCGCAACAACCTTTGTAGCATGTAGTGAGGATTATTTCGACGTAAACACTCCCTCCAATACGGCCACTGTGGAGCAATTGAGGATGCAGGATCTTATTGCGCCAGTAATACACAGTACCATGGAAGGACAGCGTTCTGCCGAGCTTTCGTTTGGGAACTACGTTCAAAACTTTGTTTCAACTGGAGGAGGTGCTGCCGGACAAACATCGGCAAGCGGACTTTGGAGCCAGGTCTACCTTTATGTATTGCCAAATTTACAAGTGGTTAAAGCTAAAGCCGCCGAAACAGGAGCCAATCATATTGATGCTGTGGCCGATATTTTGATCGCAGCCAATATTGGGATAGCCACGGATACATGGGACAATATCCCTTACTCCGATGCCAGTGGAGGACCAGATAACAACTTCCCTACTTTTGATACACAAGAATCGATCTACACGGAGATATTTACTCTATTGGATGGCGCCATTGCCAAATTAAATGGGGCAGACGATTCTGGATTTGTATTGGGATCTTCCGATCTGATCTATGGAGGCGATATTGATAAATGGTTGAGAGCTGCCTATTCTCTAAAAGCGCGCTATCAATTACATTTGGTGAACAAAGGAGTTGTTTCCGCTGCAGATGTGTTGGCAACTGCACAGAATGGTTTCACTTCCAACGAGGATAACTTTGCCATGTATTATGACGATCAGCGAATCAACCCATGGTATTCTGCCGAAATTTTGGCACGGAGTACAGGAAACTTGAGTAACGATATTGCCAGTCAGATAGTGAGCTCCATGAACGGGGATTACTATCCTTTTGAGGGCGGTGTTGTTGAAATTGACCCAAGACTTCCTTTGTTCGCCGAAAATGGGGATGAAGCGGAGTACAAAGGTTTTGTAAGTGGAGGTGCAGGTGTAGCTCCAGATGGTACGGATGCCAACGCTAGATTTAGAACAGATGGCTTCTATACCAGTATCGATTCACCTTTAATGCTGATTACCTACGCAGAAGTTGAATTTATTAAGGCCGAGGCTGCATTTTTGGCCAATGGTGGTACAACAACCAGTGTTGGGTCCAATGCAACAGCGTATACTGCATATATGAACGGTATTGCCGCCAGTATGGATATGTATGGTGTGGATGGTACGGATTATATGGCGGACGGCGCAATTGATGTTGGAGAAACAGCGTTGAGCTTGCACCATATTATGAAAGAAAAATACATACATAATTTCCTAAACCCAGAAACTTTTGTGGATTACAGGAGATATGATTTTTCCGATGATGTGTTTACTGGATTGGAAATCAGAAGTGAAGAAGAAACTTCCGATGCAGAATTTAGTGGACAATGGTTCAGACGTGCCAACTACCCTGCGACCGAGTTGAACAGAAACGAGGCCAATGTTTTGGCAAATCAGGTTGATCCTGTTGTTCCAGTTTGGTGGGACGAATAA